The genomic DNA AGCCCAATTCAGGCTTCCGGCGCGTTGGTGTCAGCCCCCGTGGCCTTGCCGGGGGATCCTCGCCACGGCTCCTCCAAGGTCAATCCGCTGCAGAAATGGCGCACCTCCCCGCTGAGCGGATCGCTGAATGAAAGCGTCCGGGCCAACAGTTGCAAGGGCTGGGAGTAGTCCCCCGCGTCCCGCGGAGCCAGGGTCGGGTACAGATCATCTCCCTGCAGGGGTGCCCCCAGGGCGGCCATGTGCACCCGCAGCTGGTGCTTGCGGCCCGTGACCGGGCGCAGCCGGTAACGCCAGACCGGACCGGTTCCCTCGATTACCTCCACCTCGGTCTCGCTGTTGGGCGCGCCCTCCACTTCGGCCATGCGGTGGAAGGGCGTCCCGCGCTCCAAACGACTGCAGTAGCGCAGCGGAAACGCCGTCGCAGGCAGCGCAGGCGCCAACGCCTCATAGGTCTTTTCGATACGGCGCTCGCGGAACAGGCGCTGGTAGGCATCCCGGCTGCCGGGCCGCGTCGAGAACAGCACCAGGCCCGCAGTCAGCCGGTCCAACCGGTGCAGGGGCACCAGGTCTGGATTGCCAGTCGCGGCGATCAGGCGCGCCAACAGCGTCTGCTGGACGTGCCCGCCCGCCGGCACCACCGGCAGGAAGTGGGGCTTGTCGGCGACCAGCAGGTGCGCATCGTGATGCACGA from Stenotrophomonas sp. 169 includes the following:
- a CDS encoding pseudouridine synthase, translating into MMPSDPMYPHVAASRLQLPPGAWGCLLDGLCARFPRISRAQWLDRFGRGRVQDAQGRALDPAQPWQVGLEIRYFREVAHEPIVPFAERIVHHDAHLLVADKPHFLPVVPAGGHVQQTLLARLIAATGNPDLVPLHRLDRLTAGLVLFSTRPGSRDAYQRLFRERRIEKTYEALAPALPATAFPLRYCSRLERGTPFHRMAEVEGAPNSETEVEVIEGTGPVWRYRLRPVTGRKHQLRVHMAALGAPLQGDDLYPTLAPRDAGDYSQPLQLLARTLSFSDPLSGEVRHFCSGLTLEEPWRGSPGKATGADTNAPEA